From Cellulosimicrobium cellulans, the proteins below share one genomic window:
- the sucD gene encoding succinate--CoA ligase subunit alpha codes for MSIYLNSDSKIIVQGITGGMGAKHTALMLDSGAQIVGGVNARKAGTTVTHKDHEGNDVTLPVFGTVAEAMAETGANVSVLFVPPAFTKDAAIEAVDAEMPLIVVITEGVPVQDTAEVWAYLQGKKTRMIGPNCPGIITPGESLAGITPHTITGKGPVGLVSKSGTLTYQMMYELKDLGFSTAIGIGGDPIVGTTHIDALEAFENDPETKAIVMIGEIGGDAEERAAAYIKDHVTKPVVGYVAGFTAPEGKTMGHAGAIVSGSAGTAQAKKEALEAVGVKVGKTPSETAALLREVLA; via the coding sequence ATGTCGATCTACCTGAACTCCGACTCCAAGATCATCGTCCAGGGCATCACCGGCGGGATGGGTGCCAAGCACACCGCCCTCATGCTCGACTCGGGCGCGCAGATCGTCGGCGGCGTCAACGCCCGCAAGGCCGGCACGACCGTCACGCACAAGGACCACGAGGGCAACGACGTCACGCTCCCCGTGTTCGGCACGGTGGCCGAGGCCATGGCCGAGACCGGCGCGAACGTGTCCGTCCTCTTCGTCCCGCCGGCGTTCACCAAGGACGCCGCGATCGAGGCCGTCGACGCCGAGATGCCGCTCATCGTCGTCATCACCGAGGGCGTCCCCGTCCAGGACACGGCCGAGGTCTGGGCCTACCTCCAGGGCAAGAAGACGCGCATGATCGGCCCGAACTGCCCCGGCATCATCACGCCGGGCGAGTCGCTCGCCGGCATCACCCCGCACACCATCACGGGCAAGGGCCCGGTCGGTCTCGTGTCGAAGTCGGGCACGCTGACCTACCAGATGATGTACGAGCTCAAGGACCTCGGGTTCTCGACCGCCATCGGCATCGGCGGCGACCCGATCGTCGGCACCACGCACATCGACGCGCTCGAGGCGTTCGAGAACGACCCCGAGACCAAGGCGATCGTCATGATCGGCGAGATCGGCGGCGACGCCGAGGAGCGTGCCGCGGCCTACATCAAGGACCACGTCACCAAGCCGGTCGTCGGGTACGTCGCGGGCTTCACCGCCCCCGAGGGCAAGACGATGGGCCACGCCGGCGCGATCGTCTCCGGCTCCGCGGGCACCGCGCAGGCCAAGAAGGAGGCCCTCGAGGCCGTCGGCGTCAAGGTGGGCAAGACGCCGTCCGAGACCGCCGCGCTCCTGCGCGAGGTCCTCGCCTGA
- the sucC gene encoding ADP-forming succinate--CoA ligase subunit beta has protein sequence MDLFEYQARDIFEKHGVPVLGGVVATTPEEARAGAEKLGGGTVVVKAQVKTGGRGKAGGVKLAHSPEETAEKASEILGMDIKGHTVHRVMVAQGAKIAEEFYFSVLLDRSNRNYLAMCSVEGGMEIEQLAVERPEALAKVAVDPIVGIDEAKAQEIVDAAGFAEELKAPVAAVIQKLWTVFTAEDATLVEVNPLVRTEDGSIIALDGKVTLDDNASEVRHPDHEALEDKESTDPLEAKAKANGLNYVKLDGEVGIIGNGAGLVMSTLDVVAYAGEAHGGVKPANFLDIGGGANAQVMANGLDVILNDPQVKSVFVNVFGGITACDEVAKGIVGALEILGDEASKPLVVRLDGNNVDLGRAILREANHPLVTLAETMDGGADKAAELANA, from the coding sequence GTGGACCTGTTCGAATACCAGGCGCGCGACATCTTCGAGAAGCACGGCGTGCCCGTGCTGGGCGGGGTCGTCGCGACGACGCCCGAGGAAGCCCGCGCAGGCGCTGAGAAGCTCGGCGGCGGCACCGTGGTCGTCAAGGCCCAGGTGAAGACCGGCGGCCGCGGCAAGGCCGGCGGCGTCAAGCTCGCCCACTCGCCCGAGGAGACCGCCGAGAAGGCGTCCGAGATCCTCGGCATGGACATCAAGGGCCACACGGTCCACCGCGTCATGGTCGCCCAGGGCGCCAAGATCGCCGAGGAGTTCTACTTCTCGGTGCTCCTCGACCGGTCGAACCGCAACTACCTCGCCATGTGCTCCGTCGAGGGCGGCATGGAGATCGAGCAGCTCGCGGTCGAGCGCCCCGAGGCGCTCGCCAAGGTCGCCGTCGACCCGATCGTGGGCATCGACGAGGCCAAGGCGCAGGAGATCGTCGACGCCGCCGGCTTCGCCGAGGAGCTCAAGGCCCCGGTCGCGGCCGTCATCCAGAAGCTCTGGACCGTCTTCACGGCCGAGGACGCGACGCTCGTCGAGGTGAACCCGCTCGTCCGCACCGAGGACGGCTCGATCATCGCGCTCGACGGCAAGGTCACGCTGGACGACAACGCGTCGGAGGTCCGCCACCCGGACCACGAGGCGCTGGAGGACAAGGAGTCGACCGACCCGCTCGAGGCGAAGGCCAAGGCGAACGGCCTCAACTACGTCAAGCTCGACGGCGAGGTCGGCATCATCGGCAACGGCGCGGGGCTCGTCATGAGCACGCTCGACGTCGTCGCGTACGCGGGCGAGGCCCACGGCGGCGTGAAGCCCGCCAACTTCCTCGACATCGGCGGCGGCGCCAACGCGCAGGTCATGGCGAACGGCCTCGACGTCATCCTCAACGACCCGCAGGTCAAGTCGGTGTTCGTCAACGTCTTCGGCGGCATCACCGCGTGCGACGAGGTCGCCAAGGGCATCGTCGGCGCGCTCGAGATCCTCGGCGACGAGGCCTCCAAGCCGCTCGTCGTGCGCCTCGACGGCAACAACGTGGACCTCGGCCGCGCGATCCTGCGCGAGGCGAACCACCCGCTCGTGACGCTCGCCGAGACCATGGACGGCGGCGCCGACAAGGCTGCCGAGCTGGCCAACGCCTGA